From one Novosphingobium sp. genomic stretch:
- a CDS encoding methyl-accepting chemotaxis protein, protein MFWRKEKPSLEMSLAKGLFELSPDGLLLIQNGVFATCNEACASIYGYSREEMIGRTPEDFSAPVQSDGRPSADHVPERQREAREKGMSRFEWLNLDPHGNIVRILVTLIPTQLDGVNSILVMIQNLAETAAVIDELRHGLGELSRGNLTCHLDRPFRADYEGLRESFNSTAAAFAASMSKVQLTAELVARSAEDIQQAAQDASSRASVQSIKAEATVEALGEIGAAIAQSASSATQANALVSETRRQAEDSSAVMTSTVEAMAAIEHSSREIAAIVSVIDGIAFQTNLLALNAGVEAARAGEAGRGFAVVATEVRALAQRSADAARDIKGRIAGSAAQVAQGVTLVTQTGEALLSIAEGVAQISEVMSRIACDTNDQAKRLREANGTVSEMNQITQGNAAASQETSAAAQGLAAQSDALMQELARFRAGDITSGGPTRFGRIRRVA, encoded by the coding sequence ATGTTCTGGCGCAAGGAGAAGCCGTCCCTCGAAATGAGCCTGGCCAAGGGGCTGTTCGAGCTGTCGCCCGATGGACTGCTGCTGATCCAGAATGGCGTCTTTGCCACCTGCAACGAGGCCTGCGCCAGCATCTATGGCTATAGCCGCGAGGAGATGATCGGACGTACCCCGGAGGACTTTTCCGCGCCGGTGCAGAGCGACGGGCGCCCTTCGGCCGATCATGTCCCCGAACGCCAGCGCGAGGCGCGCGAAAAAGGCATGTCGCGCTTCGAATGGCTGAATCTTGATCCGCATGGCAATATTGTGCGGATTCTGGTGACGCTGATCCCCACGCAGCTCGATGGGGTGAATTCCATTCTGGTGATGATCCAGAATCTGGCTGAAACCGCGGCGGTGATCGACGAGCTGCGCCATGGGCTGGGCGAATTGTCGCGCGGGAATCTGACCTGCCATCTCGATCGCCCGTTTCGCGCCGATTACGAGGGACTGCGCGAAAGCTTCAACAGCACCGCCGCTGCTTTCGCCGCCTCGATGAGCAAGGTGCAACTGACCGCCGAACTGGTAGCGCGCAGTGCCGAGGATATCCAGCAGGCTGCTCAGGATGCCTCAAGCCGGGCCTCGGTGCAGTCGATCAAGGCCGAAGCCACCGTCGAGGCGCTGGGCGAGATCGGGGCTGCCATCGCGCAATCGGCCAGTTCCGCGACACAGGCCAATGCGCTGGTGAGCGAAACCCGGCGTCAGGCCGAGGATTCCAGCGCGGTGATGACCAGCACCGTCGAGGCCATGGCTGCCATCGAGCATTCCTCGCGCGAGATTGCCGCCATCGTCAGCGTGATCGACGGCATTGCCTTCCAGACCAATCTGCTGGCGCTCAATGCGGGGGTCGAGGCGGCCCGCGCCGGAGAAGCCGGGCGCGGCTTTGCCGTGGTTGCGACCGAGGTGCGTGCGCTGGCCCAGCGCAGCGCCGATGCGGCACGCGACATCAAGGGGCGCATCGCTGGATCCGCCGCGCAGGTGGCGCAGGGCGTGACTTTGGTCACCCAGACCGGCGAGGCGCTGCTGAGCATTGCCGAGGGTGTCGCCCAGATCAGCGAGGTGATGAGCCGTATCGCCTGCGACACCAACGATCAGGCCAAGCGCCTGCGCGAGGCCAATGGCACGGTCAGCGAGATGAACCAGATCACGCAGGGCAATGCGGCCGCCTCGCAGGAAACCAGCGCCGCCGCGCAAGGGCTGGCGGCGCAATCCGATGCGCTGATGCAGGAGCTGGCGCGGTTTCGCGCGGGGGATATCACCTCGGGCGGCCCGACGCGCTTTGGCCGGATCAGGCGGGTGGCCTGA
- a CDS encoding Spy/CpxP family protein refolding chaperone, producing the protein MAASKRGAMLVLGAAMTFAAPAWSQSVGVTSVQKLHDYLRLTPQQEVGWQAYRAQAEMPNHAQERRRSAAGLFPTLSAPQRMELMEAEMKQEMADLHQQAQALRSFYATLTPEQQKVFDIQTLPPAQAAKAP; encoded by the coding sequence ATGGCTGCCAGTAAGCGGGGCGCTATGCTGGTGTTGGGGGCGGCGATGACCTTTGCCGCCCCGGCCTGGAGCCAGAGCGTCGGCGTGACTTCGGTGCAGAAGCTGCATGACTATCTGCGTCTCACTCCTCAGCAGGAGGTAGGCTGGCAGGCCTATCGCGCACAGGCAGAGATGCCCAACCACGCGCAGGAGCGGCGGCGCAGCGCCGCCGGGCTGTTTCCCACGCTCTCCGCGCCGCAGCGCATGGAGCTGATGGAGGCCGAGATGAAGCAGGAGATGGCCGACCTCCACCAGCAGGCGCAGGCGTTGCGCAGCTTCTATGCCACGCTCACGCCCGAGCAGCAGAAGGTGTTCGACATCCAGACCCTGCCGCCCGCGCAGGCTGCCAAGGCGCCATGA
- the lysA gene encoding diaminopimelate decarboxylase, with the protein MDHFSYQTGILHAEDVALSDVAEAVGTPCYVYSSATLRRHARVFAEALSILPSVHIAFAVKANPNLAVLRLLASEGYGADVVSAGEMDRALKAGIAPEHVVFSGVGKTADELTRALKAGIGQFNLESEEEGVELAEIAAALGLTASAALRVNPDVDAGTHAKISTGMAENKFGVAYDRAAGIYGRLSALPGLKMRGLAVHIGSQLSRLEPLEDAFTKMGELMRAIRAQGDTITHMDLGGGVGVPYKPGDSFPSPQQYAAMIAGVTADWGVTLMFEPGRIIAGNSGVLITRVVRVKEGITAPFVVVDAAMNDLARPALYGAWHDFLAVKPDGGTFTANIVGPICESSDTFAMGRQIDTVKAGDLAVFRTAGAYGATMANTYNSRALVPEVMVEGDKWAVVAKRIDPATILAAEDVPEWLK; encoded by the coding sequence ATGGACCATTTCTCTTATCAGACCGGCATTCTCCATGCCGAGGATGTCGCCCTTTCCGATGTCGCGGAAGCCGTGGGCACGCCCTGCTACGTCTATTCCAGCGCCACGCTGCGCCGCCACGCCCGTGTCTTTGCCGAGGCGCTCTCGATCCTGCCCTCGGTCCACATCGCTTTCGCGGTGAAGGCCAACCCCAACCTCGCCGTGCTGCGCCTGCTGGCCAGCGAGGGCTATGGCGCCGATGTGGTCTCCGCCGGCGAGATGGACCGCGCGCTGAAGGCCGGCATCGCCCCCGAGCATGTCGTCTTCTCCGGCGTGGGCAAGACCGCCGATGAACTGACCCGCGCGCTGAAGGCGGGCATCGGCCAATTCAACCTCGAATCCGAGGAAGAGGGCGTCGAGCTGGCCGAAATCGCCGCCGCTCTGGGCCTGACCGCCAGCGCTGCGCTACGCGTGAACCCGGATGTGGATGCAGGCACTCACGCCAAGATCTCCACCGGCATGGCCGAGAACAAGTTCGGCGTGGCCTATGATCGCGCCGCCGGGATCTATGGCCGTCTGTCGGCGCTGCCGGGCCTGAAGATGCGCGGTCTTGCCGTGCATATCGGCAGCCAGCTCTCGCGCCTCGAACCGCTGGAGGACGCCTTCACCAAGATGGGTGAACTGATGCGCGCCATCCGCGCCCAGGGCGACACCATCACCCATATGGATCTGGGCGGCGGCGTCGGCGTGCCCTACAAGCCCGGCGACAGCTTCCCCAGCCCGCAGCAATACGCCGCCATGATCGCGGGCGTCACCGCCGACTGGGGCGTCACCCTGATGTTCGAGCCGGGCCGCATCATCGCGGGCAACTCGGGCGTTCTGATCACCCGCGTCGTCCGCGTGAAGGAGGGCATCACCGCCCCCTTCGTGGTGGTGGACGCCGCCATGAACGACCTCGCCCGCCCGGCGCTGTACGGCGCATGGCACGATTTCCTGGCCGTGAAGCCCGATGGCGGCACCTTCACCGCGAACATCGTGGGGCCTATCTGCGAATCCTCGGACACCTTCGCCATGGGCCGCCAGATCGACACGGTGAAGGCCGGTGACCTCGCCGTGTTCCGCACCGCTGGAGCTTACGGCGCCACCATGGCCAACACCTACAACAGCCGCGCGCTGGTGCCCGAGGTGATGGTCGAGGGCGACAAGTGGGCCGTCGTGGCCAAGCGTATCGATCCTGCCACGATTCTGGCGGCGGAAGATGTGCCGGAGTGGTTGAAGTAA
- the argH gene encoding argininosuccinate lyase: MWGGRFAEGPAAIMREINASIPFDKALWKQDIAASKAHVAMLGAQGIVSAEDAATIAQGLDKVAEEYAVNGVPENWDLEDIHMTTESRLAELVGPVAGRLHTARSRNDQVATDFRLWVRDACDSALVGLNALQKALVTRAGEHAHSIMPGFTHLQTAQPVTLGHHLMAYYEMASRDVSRFADARARMNRSPLGSAALAGTGFPIDRFATASALGFDSPTDNSLDSVSDRDFALDYLMAAAQAALHLSRLAEEFIIWASQPFGFVTLPDSLSTGSSIMPQKKNPDAAELVRGHSGRIIGSLTSLMITMKGLPLAYSKDMQDDKPPVFEAASLLTLCLAAMTGMVESTKFRTDRMRKAAELGYATATDLADWLVRQANIPFREAHHITGAAVKLAETKGVALDQLSLAELQAIDPRIDEGVFPALSVEASVASRASHGGTAPVEVEKRVVQARTALGL, translated from the coding sequence ATGTGGGGCGGGCGCTTCGCCGAAGGGCCCGCGGCAATCATGCGTGAGATTAACGCCTCGATCCCTTTCGACAAGGCCCTGTGGAAGCAGGATATTGCCGCCAGCAAGGCGCATGTCGCGATGCTGGGCGCTCAGGGCATTGTTTCGGCTGAAGATGCCGCCACGATTGCGCAGGGTCTGGACAAGGTCGCCGAGGAATATGCGGTGAACGGCGTCCCGGAAAACTGGGACCTTGAAGACATTCATATGACCACTGAAAGCCGCCTGGCCGAGCTGGTCGGCCCGGTGGCCGGGCGCCTGCACACCGCGCGCAGCCGCAACGATCAGGTGGCGACCGATTTCCGTCTCTGGGTGCGTGATGCCTGTGACAGCGCTCTGGTCGGCCTCAATGCCCTGCAAAAGGCGCTGGTGACGCGGGCTGGCGAACATGCCCACAGCATCATGCCCGGCTTCACCCATCTGCAGACCGCGCAGCCCGTCACGCTGGGCCACCATCTGATGGCCTATTACGAGATGGCCAGCCGCGACGTTTCGCGCTTTGCCGATGCGCGTGCGCGCATGAACCGCTCGCCGCTGGGCAGCGCGGCACTGGCGGGCACGGGCTTCCCCATCGACCGTTTCGCCACGGCTTCGGCGCTGGGTTTCGACAGCCCCACCGACAACAGCCTCGATTCGGTCTCGGACCGCGATTTCGCGTTGGATTATCTGATGGCGGCGGCTCAGGCCGCGCTGCATCTCTCGCGCCTGGCCGAGGAGTTCATCATCTGGGCCTCGCAGCCCTTCGGCTTTGTCACCCTGCCTGATTCGCTGTCCACCGGCAGCAGCATCATGCCGCAGAAGAAGAACCCCGACGCCGCCGAGCTGGTGCGCGGCCACAGCGGGCGCATCATCGGCAGCCTCACCAGCCTGATGATCACCATGAAGGGCCTGCCGCTCGCCTATTCCAAGGATATGCAGGACGACAAGCCGCCGGTCTTCGAGGCCGCCAGCCTGCTCACCCTGTGCCTCGCCGCCATGACCGGCATGGTGGAAAGCACCAAGTTCCGCACCGACCGCATGCGCAAGGCGGCGGAACTGGGCTATGCCACCGCCACCGATCTGGCCGACTGGCTGGTCCGTCAGGCCAACATCCCTTTCCGTGAGGCCCATCACATCACCGGCGCCGCCGTGAAGCTGGCCGAAACCAAGGGCGTTGCGCTCGACCAGCTCAGCCTTGCGGAACTGCAGGCCATCGATCCGCGCATCGATGAAGGCGTCTTCCCGGCGCTCTCGGTCGAGGCTTCGGTGGCCTCGCGCGCCAGCCATGGCGGAACCGCCCCGGTTGAGGTAGAGAAGCGCGTCGTCCAGGCCCGCACGGCTCTTGGCCTCTAA
- a CDS encoding ATPase domain-containing protein: MHDMSRLTTGISGLDQILAGGFIAGASYIIQGQPGAGKTILSNQIAFSHLRDGGKVLYVTLLAESHERLFQALDVLDFFDRSKLGNDITYVSVFQTLRDEGLDAVVKLLRRETKRQGATLLVFDGLLNARDRAETDFDVKTFVAEIQGQAAFVGCSVLFLTSSSVKEISPEHTMVDGVVELTDTLAGVRSLRQIQIRKSRGSKAIGGLHEFEISDSGITVYPRLEALADPAIASLEPATGRVGSGLGELDTLLGGGIPRGSVTLIAGPTGGGKTTLGLHFLSQSSVEEPGLHFGFFETPHRLYAKARSLGIALPSSGSPELTLHWTSLSDNILDKLGDQLLGQVQKLGVKRLFIDGFGGFERAAHHRPRLIEFFASLVDRLRALGVTTLATWEIREIVGTDVTAPARDLSAILDNMILLRQVEEDHRLVRSISVQKVRDGNFDSAAHLIDFAEGGLAIGASLHHELAASSVDPIDG, encoded by the coding sequence ATGCACGACATGTCTCGCCTGACGACCGGGATCAGTGGGCTGGATCAGATTCTGGCGGGCGGCTTTATCGCGGGCGCCTCCTACATCATCCAGGGCCAGCCGGGCGCGGGCAAGACGATCCTGTCGAACCAGATCGCCTTCAGCCATCTTCGCGACGGCGGCAAGGTGCTCTATGTCACGCTGCTGGCCGAAAGCCATGAGCGGCTGTTCCAGGCCCTCGACGTGCTCGACTTCTTCGACCGGTCCAAGCTGGGCAATGACATCACCTATGTCAGCGTCTTCCAGACCCTGCGCGACGAAGGGCTGGACGCGGTGGTCAAGCTGCTGCGCCGCGAAACCAAGCGGCAGGGCGCCACCCTGCTGGTCTTCGACGGGCTGCTCAACGCCCGCGACCGCGCCGAGACCGATTTCGACGTGAAGACCTTTGTGGCCGAAATTCAGGGTCAGGCGGCGTTCGTGGGCTGCAGCGTGCTGTTCCTCACCAGCTCCAGCGTGAAGGAGATCAGCCCCGAGCATACGATGGTCGACGGCGTGGTCGAACTGACCGATACGCTGGCGGGCGTGCGCTCCTTGCGGCAGATCCAGATCCGCAAGTCGCGCGGCAGCAAGGCGATCGGCGGGCTTCACGAATTCGAGATCAGCGATAGTGGCATCACCGTCTATCCCCGGCTGGAGGCGCTGGCCGATCCCGCCATCGCTTCGCTGGAACCCGCCACGGGCCGGGTCGGCTCGGGCCTTGGCGAGCTGGACACGCTGCTGGGCGGCGGTATTCCGCGCGGCTCGGTCACGCTGATCGCCGGGCCAACCGGTGGCGGCAAGACCACGCTGGGCCTGCACTTCCTCTCGCAGTCCAGCGTCGAGGAACCGGGATTGCATTTCGGCTTCTTCGAGACGCCGCATCGCCTCTATGCCAAGGCACGTTCGCTGGGCATCGCCCTGCCCTCCAGCGGTAGCCCCGAACTGACGCTGCACTGGACCTCTCTGTCGGACAACATCCTCGACAAGCTGGGCGATCAGTTGCTGGGTCAGGTGCAGAAGCTGGGGGTCAAGCGCCTGTTTATCGACGGCTTCGGCGGTTTCGAGCGCGCCGCGCATCACCGCCCTCGCCTGATCGAATTTTTCGCCAGCCTGGTGGATCGCTTGCGCGCGCTCGGCGTTACAACATTGGCGACCTGGGAAATCCGCGAAATCGTGGGAACCGATGTCACCGCGCCGGCACGGGATCTGTCAGCCATTCTGGATAACATGATCCTTCTGCGCCAGGTCGAGGAGGACCATCGCCTTGTCAGGTCGATCTCAGTCCAGAAAGTCAGGGACGGGAACTTCGATTCCGCCGCTCACCTCATCGACTTTGCCGAAGGGGGGCTGGCGATCGGGGCCTCGCTGCATCATGAGCTGGCCGCCTCCTCCGTTGATCCGATCGACGGCTGA
- the proB gene encoding glutamate 5-kinase — translation MPKNARLSSLADLADAKLCPRLVIKVGSALLVDKEGPRRAWLTDLVAEIAQAKKRGQDVIVVSSGAIALGARKLKLDKGGRGSLADAQAAAAVGQIALSGLWAELLGAHGLTAAQLLLTLEDLEDRRRYLNATATLTRLLDAGAVPVINENDSVATQEIRFGDNDRLAARVAQAARADAVLLLSDVDGLYDRHPSERGAQLLPVVTGVTDEIRAMASPVSGSGMGSGGMISKLQAAEIAELAGIALAIGNGTKDKPIARVIEQGIATLFLPRASRARSAARKAWLGGRLRLKGTLVVDAGAVRALGEGASLLAAGITAVEGQFQRGDAVAIKAQDGMVIAHGLCEYDAGECASLLGRQSAEHAAILGYAPRPAIVHRDQLVMV, via the coding sequence ATGCCCAAGAATGCCCGCCTTTCCAGCCTGGCCGATCTGGCCGATGCCAAGCTTTGCCCCCGCCTTGTGATCAAGGTCGGTTCGGCGCTGTTGGTGGACAAGGAAGGCCCACGCCGCGCCTGGCTGACCGATCTGGTCGCCGAGATCGCGCAGGCCAAGAAGCGCGGTCAGGATGTGATCGTGGTGTCTTCGGGCGCGATTGCGCTGGGCGCGCGCAAACTCAAACTGGACAAGGGCGGACGCGGCAGCCTTGCCGATGCTCAGGCCGCGGCGGCTGTGGGCCAGATCGCGCTCTCGGGCCTGTGGGCCGAGCTGCTGGGCGCGCATGGGCTGACGGCAGCGCAACTGCTGCTGACGCTTGAGGATCTTGAAGACCGCCGCCGCTATCTCAACGCCACGGCGACGCTGACGCGGCTGCTCGATGCGGGCGCGGTGCCGGTCATCAACGAGAACGATTCGGTCGCCACGCAGGAAATCCGCTTTGGCGACAACGACCGCCTTGCCGCCCGCGTGGCTCAGGCGGCGCGTGCCGATGCGGTGCTGCTGCTCTCGGACGTTGATGGCCTGTACGATCGCCATCCGTCCGAACGGGGCGCGCAACTTCTGCCGGTGGTGACGGGCGTGACGGACGAGATCCGCGCCATGGCCAGCCCGGTGTCGGGCAGCGGCATGGGCTCAGGGGGCATGATCTCCAAGCTGCAGGCCGCCGAGATCGCCGAGCTGGCGGGCATTGCCCTCGCCATCGGCAATGGCACCAAGGACAAGCCCATCGCCCGCGTGATCGAGCAGGGCATCGCCACCTTGTTCCTGCCCCGCGCCTCCCGCGCCCGCAGCGCCGCGCGCAAGGCATGGCTGGGCGGGCGTTTGCGCCTGAAAGGCACGCTGGTGGTCGATGCGGGCGCCGTGCGCGCTCTGGGCGAGGGCGCCAGCCTGCTCGCCGCCGGGATCACCGCTGTGGAGGGCCAGTTCCAGCGCGGCGATGCCGTGGCGATCAAGGCGCAGGATGGCATGGTCATCGCCCATGGCCTCTGCGAATATGACGCTGGCGAATGCGCCTCCCTGCTGGGCCGCCAGTCCGCCGAGCATGCCGCGATTCTCGGCTATGCCCCGCGCCCGGCCATCGTTCATCGCGACCAGTTGGTGATGGTATGA
- a CDS encoding TlpA family protein disulfide reductase, producing MPLLGGCDRQSGAATQQAESVSPANSSPNSAEAAPASGFDRTHRGTPIPDLTVSGLDGKPVALASLKGKPLLVNLWATWCAPCVAELPTLDKLAGDKAASLRVVEISQDSGEDGSAATKVKAFWERKNLTHLSTLIDPKGEASTKYAATTLPTTVYYDAQGREVWRLVGGHDWSSAETAKLLAETAG from the coding sequence ATGCCGTTACTTGGCGGCTGCGATAGGCAAAGCGGCGCTGCGACGCAACAGGCGGAGTCGGTCTCCCCGGCCAATTCATCGCCCAATTCGGCAGAAGCCGCCCCGGCAAGCGGTTTCGACCGCACCCATCGCGGCACCCCCATCCCGGATCTCACGGTCAGCGGGCTGGACGGCAAGCCTGTGGCGCTGGCTTCGCTCAAGGGCAAGCCGCTGCTGGTCAATCTCTGGGCGACATGGTGCGCGCCCTGCGTCGCTGAACTGCCCACGCTGGACAAGCTGGCCGGTGACAAGGCGGCTTCGCTGCGCGTGGTTGAAATCTCTCAGGACAGCGGCGAGGATGGCTCCGCCGCCACCAAGGTCAAGGCCTTCTGGGAGCGCAAGAACCTGACCCATCTCTCGACGCTGATCGACCCCAAGGGCGAGGCCTCGACCAAATACGCCGCCACCACCCTGCCCACCACCGTCTATTACGATGCGCAGGGGCGCGAGGTGTGGCGCCTTGTCGGCGGCCATGACTGGTCGAGCGCCGAAACCGCCAAGCTGCTCGCAGAAACGGCCGGCTGA
- a CDS encoding CocE/NonD family hydrolase, which yields MPKLSARLALAACSVLALGLTPFAAQAKPAKAETSQQASDIPAKWEAPRTGYDYNLREVMIPMRDGVKLHTIIAIPKGAKGLPMLMERTPYDANSFLKPNIPHLRDAVWSANREWVDDGYIFVYQDIRGKYGSQGPYIMTRPPRGPMNDSKTDDTTDSYDTVDWLVKNLPESNGKVGLIGSSYDGWTVTMALLGPHPAVKAAAPESPMIDGWMGDDWFHYGAFRQINLDYFTEQSSKTGKGEAVPRSSYDDYQAFLDAGTAGAWATTNGFKQLPWWNRLSSHPAYDSFWQDQALDKQVVAKPSTVPTLWLQGLWDQEDMYGAVHSYEALKAAGHDNNHLVMGPWYHSQVNRSAESLGALKWPGDTAADFRRDTLIPFFDTYLKDRAPATPQPSAMIYNPAEKHWDSFAQWPGVPQSGLTPFYLQTGNGLGTQQASGADSYVSDPAKPVPFEPLPARFADHPSWAAWLVQDQRFVSTRPDVLSYQTPVLDHDVRLEGAPFVDLFARTTGSDVDFVVKIIDVYPPTYAEQPELGGYQLPISLDIFRGRYRDGFDKPAAVPAGQVQEYKFRLPTVNYTVKPGHRIMVQIQSSLFPLYDRNPQTYVPNIFFAKPEDFQKATITLEHGPDGQSAVLLPVVKQ from the coding sequence ATGCCGAAACTCTCCGCGCGTCTTGCGCTGGCTGCCTGCTCCGTGCTGGCGCTGGGCCTCACCCCTTTCGCTGCTCAGGCCAAGCCCGCCAAAGCGGAAACCTCCCAGCAGGCCAGCGACATCCCCGCCAAATGGGAAGCCCCCCGCACCGGCTACGATTACAACCTCCGCGAGGTGATGATCCCCATGCGCGACGGGGTGAAGCTGCACACCATCATCGCCATCCCCAAGGGCGCCAAAGGCCTGCCCATGCTGATGGAGCGCACGCCCTACGACGCCAACAGCTTCCTCAAGCCCAACATCCCCCATCTGCGCGACGCGGTGTGGTCCGCCAACCGCGAATGGGTCGATGATGGCTACATCTTCGTCTATCAGGACATTCGCGGCAAATATGGCTCGCAAGGGCCCTACATCATGACGCGCCCCCCGCGCGGGCCGATGAATGACAGCAAGACCGACGACACCACCGATTCCTACGACACCGTCGACTGGCTGGTAAAAAATCTGCCTGAATCCAATGGCAAGGTCGGCCTGATCGGCTCTTCCTATGATGGCTGGACGGTGACGATGGCGCTGCTGGGGCCGCACCCCGCCGTCAAGGCCGCCGCGCCCGAAAGCCCGATGATCGATGGCTGGATGGGTGACGACTGGTTCCATTACGGCGCCTTCCGCCAGATCAACCTCGACTATTTCACTGAGCAAAGCAGCAAGACCGGCAAGGGCGAAGCCGTGCCGCGCAGCAGCTATGACGATTATCAGGCCTTCCTCGATGCCGGCACGGCGGGCGCCTGGGCCACCACCAACGGCTTCAAGCAGCTGCCCTGGTGGAACCGCCTCTCCAGCCATCCGGCCTATGACAGCTTCTGGCAGGATCAGGCGCTGGACAAGCAGGTGGTCGCCAAGCCCTCCACCGTGCCCACCCTGTGGTTGCAGGGTCTGTGGGATCAGGAGGATATGTATGGCGCGGTCCACAGCTATGAGGCGCTGAAGGCCGCGGGCCATGACAACAACCATCTGGTGATGGGTCCATGGTATCACAGTCAGGTCAACCGCAGCGCGGAGAGCCTTGGCGCGCTGAAATGGCCGGGCGACACCGCTGCCGATTTCCGCCGCGACACGCTGATCCCCTTCTTCGACACCTATCTGAAGGACCGCGCGCCCGCCACGCCCCAGCCCTCGGCGATGATCTACAATCCGGCTGAAAAGCATTGGGACAGCTTCGCGCAATGGCCCGGCGTGCCCCAGAGCGGCCTCACGCCCTTCTACCTGCAGACCGGCAACGGCCTTGGCACGCAGCAGGCCAGCGGCGCGGACAGCTACGTTTCCGACCCCGCCAAGCCGGTGCCCTTCGAGCCCCTGCCCGCACGCTTCGCCGATCACCCCAGCTGGGCCGCCTGGCTGGTGCAGGATCAGCGCTTCGTTTCGACGCGCCCCGATGTGCTCAGCTACCAGACCCCGGTGCTCGACCATGACGTGCGGCTGGAGGGTGCGCCCTTCGTCGATCTCTTCGCCCGCACCACCGGCAGCGATGTCGATTTCGTGGTGAAGATCATCGACGTCTATCCGCCCACCTATGCCGAGCAGCCCGAGCTGGGCGGCTATCAACTGCCGATCAGCCTCGACATCTTCCGTGGCCGTTATCGCGACGGCTTCGACAAGCCTGCCGCGGTTCCGGCGGGTCAGGTGCAGGAGTACAAGTTCCGCCTGCCCACGGTGAACTATACGGTCAAGCCGGGCCACCGGATCATGGTGCAGATCCAGTCCTCGCTCTTCCCGCTCTATGACCGCAACCCGCAGACCTATGTGCCCAACATCTTCTTCGCCAAGCCCGAGGATTTCCAGAAGGCCACCATCACGCTGGAACACGGCCCCGATGGCCAGAGCGCAGTGCTGTTGCCGGTGGTCAAGCAGTAG
- a CDS encoding response regulator, with protein MALILVADDEYFLAVMLADMLEDEGHEVQTAPNGQAALALMRQARPALLITDFMMPIMTGLELAEAMHADAALADIPIILVSGAQGGIAREKPELFQAVFDKPYQRDGLLAEVERMLNGQG; from the coding sequence ATGGCGCTGATCCTTGTCGCCGATGACGAATATTTCCTCGCGGTCATGCTGGCCGACATGCTCGAGGACGAAGGGCATGAGGTGCAGACCGCGCCCAATGGGCAGGCCGCGCTTGCCCTGATGCGGCAGGCCAGGCCCGCGCTGCTCATCACCGATTTCATGATGCCGATCATGACCGGACTGGAGCTGGCCGAGGCGATGCATGCCGATGCCGCTCTGGCCGACATCCCGATCATTCTGGTGAGCGGCGCGCAAGGCGGCATCGCCCGCGAAAAGCCCGAGCTGTTCCAGGCGGTGTTCGACAAGCCTTATCAGCGCGACGGCCTGCTGGCCGAGGTGGAGCGCATGCTGAACGGGCAAGGCTAA